The candidate division WOR-3 bacterium genome contains a region encoding:
- the mtnA gene encoding S-methyl-5-thioribose-1-phosphate isomerase has protein sequence MLKFKTIEYDKNRNEIIILDQTRLPEKEIYLRLKNIKDVYNAIKTLKVRGAPLIGVTAAYGLVLSARKDAYKKIFKDAEYLKSARPTAVNLFWAIERMKKCLKKIGTRHDIYQTLLKEAQAIEREDKEACKKIGFYGARLIKNGYKIMVHCNAGALATSGIGTALGILYTAKEMGKKFTVYSCETRPLLQGARLTTWELTKNGIETYAICDNMAATYMPEMDLLLVGADRIARNGDTANKIGTQGLAIIARYYRVPFYVAAPISTFDFNIKSGSEIPIEFRCADEIFYFNNRRIIAQQAKACNPAFDVTPEKLITGIITEMGIIKQPLARSIRTLKQKIKN, from the coding sequence ATGCTCAAATTCAAAACCATAGAATATGATAAAAATAGAAATGAAATAATTATCCTTGACCAGACAAGACTCCCTGAAAAAGAAATTTATCTTCGTTTGAAAAATATAAAAGATGTGTATAATGCAATAAAAACCTTAAAGGTGCGTGGTGCACCATTGATTGGAGTGACCGCGGCTTATGGTTTGGTTCTGTCCGCACGCAAAGATGCATATAAAAAAATTTTCAAAGATGCTGAGTATCTAAAATCTGCCCGTCCCACTGCAGTAAATCTATTCTGGGCAATTGAAAGAATGAAAAAATGCTTAAAAAAAATAGGAACCCGACATGATATATACCAAACATTATTAAAAGAAGCACAGGCAATTGAAAGAGAAGATAAAGAGGCATGTAAAAAAATAGGTTTTTATGGGGCAAGGCTGATTAAAAATGGCTATAAGATAATGGTGCATTGCAATGCTGGTGCCCTTGCAACGAGTGGCATAGGGACTGCATTAGGTATCCTTTATACCGCAAAGGAAATGGGAAAGAAATTTACTGTCTATTCCTGTGAAACAAGACCGCTTTTACAGGGTGCAAGGCTTACAACCTGGGAGCTCACTAAAAATGGAATAGAAACATATGCAATCTGTGATAATATGGCAGCCACTTATATGCCAGAAATGGATTTGCTCCTTGTTGGTGCAGACCGAATTGCCCGAAATGGAGACACCGCAAACAAAATTGGAACCCAGGGACTCGCGATAATTGCCCGATATTATAGAGTACCATTCTATGTTGCGGCACCGATATCAACATTTGATTTTAATATAAAATCGGGGAGTGAAATTCCGATTGAATTCCGTTGTGCAGATGAAATATTCTATTTCAACAATAGACGCATAATTGCTCAACAGGCAAAGGCTTGCAATCCAGCCTTTGATGTTACACCTGAGAAACTGATAA